One window from the genome of Synechococcus sp. PROS-7-1 encodes:
- a CDS encoding response regulator transcription factor, which yields MEFPLRSAQIRSAFDQGKPYLAGKTAVACMGDLLTLASFSLVPVVSETLIGAYTTQDEAADACNQKSPDLLFVTENLEQGYGLSLARHVKEFSPKTRTLVFLHRETQAVVREALDAFAEGVMFVSSLGKGVDGDFIRSLSAIAEGGNYYPKDVQTAAGYEGIELLPELSDREMEVLKVLSCGMTNKEIADTLFVSAETVKTHVSSIIGKMGVKDRTQAVIKAIKAGI from the coding sequence ATGGAGTTTCCGCTTCGTTCCGCTCAGATCCGATCAGCCTTTGACCAGGGCAAGCCTTATTTGGCTGGAAAGACGGCGGTGGCTTGTATGGGCGACCTCCTGACCCTTGCGTCCTTCAGTCTTGTTCCTGTCGTCAGCGAAACCTTGATAGGGGCTTACACCACTCAAGATGAGGCAGCTGATGCTTGCAATCAGAAAAGCCCTGACCTCTTGTTCGTCACTGAAAACCTTGAGCAGGGCTACGGCCTCAGCCTTGCAAGACACGTTAAGGAGTTCAGCCCTAAGACAAGAACCTTGGTGTTCCTCCACCGAGAGACGCAGGCTGTTGTGCGAGAAGCCTTGGATGCCTTTGCAGAGGGCGTGATGTTCGTCAGCTCCTTGGGAAAAGGTGTCGATGGTGATTTCATCAGATCCCTGTCAGCCATTGCCGAAGGCGGGAACTACTACCCAAAGGACGTTCAGACGGCGGCGGGCTATGAGGGCATTGAGCTTTTGCCTGAATTGTCTGATCGAGAGATGGAGGTACTGAAAGTCCTGTCCTGCGGGATGACCAACAAAGAGATTGCTGACACTTTGTTTGTGAGCGCAGAGACAGTGAAAACTCACGTCAGTTCAATCATTGGAAAGATGGGCGTCAAAGACCGCACGCAGGCAGTGATTAAAGCGATTAAGGCTGGAATCTAA